A DNA window from Luteolibacter luteus contains the following coding sequences:
- a CDS encoding LysR family transcriptional regulator, with protein MHLEPLQLRAFNTLLNEGSVTRASLELRTSPSNVRRIWQNLEEELGEKLFNANEHGETIPTCAARALDREMSSLLEEVRRFEASVRRIHRSGRTLRLGANRNVFNTNHFGKLFNTLRHDERFRISFVEVNAEEGRAALEAGACDLLFSVDGTPGRRFDSRDLPHLPLDVAYERRPSTEPRVAPTELADLQWSLATFAKTSLALDTLKKIENSGGGSGRLCSQHQFLSWAEDSLDDETEAMVCIRPASFSRLPRVSFLPLDLNVGYPLCVSYLRQHPYEFLPSIVDQMNRALNDPSPHGSRPGLS; from the coding sequence ATGCACCTCGAACCCCTACAGCTACGGGCGTTCAATACACTTTTGAACGAAGGCTCCGTGACCCGCGCGTCGTTGGAACTTCGAACCAGCCCCTCAAATGTCCGCCGCATTTGGCAGAATCTGGAGGAAGAGCTGGGCGAAAAGCTCTTCAACGCCAACGAACATGGCGAAACCATTCCCACCTGCGCGGCTAGGGCTCTCGACCGCGAGATGAGCTCGCTCCTTGAGGAAGTCCGCCGTTTTGAAGCCTCGGTCCGCCGGATTCATCGCAGTGGCCGGACCCTGCGCCTCGGCGCGAACCGGAACGTTTTCAATACCAATCACTTTGGTAAGCTATTCAATACCCTGCGCCACGATGAGCGTTTTCGGATTTCCTTCGTCGAAGTGAATGCCGAGGAAGGCCGCGCAGCTTTGGAGGCTGGCGCCTGCGATCTCCTTTTCTCCGTGGACGGAACTCCGGGCCGGAGATTCGATTCACGGGACCTGCCGCACCTCCCACTCGACGTGGCCTATGAGCGCAGGCCGTCCACCGAGCCCCGTGTGGCTCCCACAGAGCTGGCGGACCTTCAGTGGTCCCTCGCCACCTTCGCCAAGACTTCCCTAGCTCTGGATACCCTTAAGAAAATTGAGAACTCCGGCGGCGGCAGCGGCAGGCTCTGCTCCCAGCACCAGTTCCTCAGCTGGGCAGAGGATTCCTTGGATGACGAGACCGAAGCGATGGTCTGCATCCGGCCTGCCTCCTTCAGCCGCCTGCCTCGTGTTTCTTTCCTGCCTTTGGACCTGAATGTCGGCTATCCGCTCTGTGTGTCCTATCTGAGGCAGCATCCCTACGAGTTCCTACCCTCGATCGTGGACCAGATGAACCGTGCGCTGAACGATCCCTCCCCCCATGGATCTCGACCTGGCCTGTCTTGA
- a CDS encoding DUF4339 domain-containing protein, protein MKPWFYATSGQQNGPVSQEELVRLIGTGTVKPTDLVWCEGMPNWTPAGEVAELAPPPPVPRTAPSPPAPPVPGQGPSNPYQAPSPLSWEPPRELASGEEIVPGSEPLVIGDCIRRAFDLTKRHFWPLLGACAICFAISMGFSVFSGVLVEATAHAADSQDVGKAVEGVLNLVGQVLDIFFSLGLTRIGLNIVSGRPFSVGMLLGQGNKLLTAVVASLLYYLIVLVGLVLLIVPGIYLALRLGQFENGIVDKDLGIIDSLKYSARITQGNVGNLFLLGLVCFLIVLAGLLALVVGVCFAGPLVFLANLVAYRWLIHGRAVLNDGYTA, encoded by the coding sequence ATGAAACCATGGTTCTACGCCACCAGCGGGCAACAGAATGGCCCCGTTTCCCAAGAGGAACTCGTCCGCTTGATCGGCACCGGAACCGTGAAGCCGACCGATCTGGTGTGGTGTGAAGGAATGCCGAACTGGACGCCAGCCGGCGAAGTCGCGGAGCTGGCACCGCCGCCGCCTGTTCCAAGGACCGCTCCCAGCCCCCCTGCTCCTCCGGTCCCGGGCCAAGGACCTTCGAATCCCTATCAGGCTCCGTCCCCTCTTTCGTGGGAACCGCCCCGGGAACTCGCTTCCGGAGAGGAAATTGTTCCAGGCAGCGAACCCCTGGTGATCGGCGATTGCATCAGGCGCGCCTTCGACCTGACCAAGCGGCATTTCTGGCCTCTCCTGGGTGCTTGCGCGATCTGCTTCGCCATCTCGATGGGCTTTTCGGTTTTCTCCGGAGTGCTGGTAGAAGCCACTGCTCACGCCGCCGATTCCCAAGATGTCGGCAAGGCGGTGGAAGGGGTGCTCAATCTGGTCGGACAAGTCCTGGATATCTTCTTCAGTCTCGGCCTGACCCGAATCGGGCTGAACATCGTATCCGGCCGGCCTTTCTCCGTGGGCATGCTGCTAGGGCAGGGCAACAAGTTGCTTACCGCGGTGGTGGCCTCCCTGCTCTACTACCTTATCGTCCTTGTCGGACTGGTTCTCCTGATCGTGCCGGGGATTTATCTGGCGCTCCGCCTCGGCCAATTCGAGAACGGTATCGTGGACAAGGACCTCGGGATCATCGACTCCCTGAAATATAGCGCGCGGATCACCCAGGGCAATGTGGGCAATCTTTTCCTGCTGGGGCTTGTTTGCTTCCTTATCGTGCTCGCAGGCCTTCTCGCGCTGGTCGTCGGGGTTTGCTTCGCCGGCCCGCTGGTCTTTCTGGCCAATCTCGTAGCCTACCGCTGGCTGATCCACGGCCGGGCGGTTTTGAACGACGGCTATACCGCGTAA
- the lpdA gene encoding dihydrolipoyl dehydrogenase — MAYDLIVIGGGPAGYVAAIRAAQLGKKVACVEADRAGGTCLNWGCIPTKALLKNAELFHTLSHRAKEFGFSFDNLQYDWSAIVGRSRKVSDRLAGGIEFLFKKNKIDYVRGLGSIIAPGKVEVTAADGSKQTAEAKHIIIATGAKSRPLPPLPFNGTTVIGSKEAMVLEKQPKSMIIIGAGAIGVEFAYIYNAFGTKVTVVEMLPRLVPVEDDEIGDALEKSFTKQGIRCLANHKITKTEVKGNQVEVTVEGAKENGVLTADVVLVAIGVQPVLPGGQQPELTDRGFVKTGDRYETSIPGVYAIGDVSGPPLLAHTASFEAIQCVEGLYVDGHTPRKVTNFPGCTYCHPQIASVGKTERALKEEGIEYKVGKIPFVAIGKAIASGEPDGFAKLLFGKKHGELLGAHIIGENATELIAEMGLALDQELTSEEIHATIHAHPTMSEVIHEATLAADGHAIHF, encoded by the coding sequence ATGGCATACGATCTCATCGTTATTGGCGGCGGCCCGGCTGGCTACGTCGCAGCAATCCGCGCCGCGCAACTTGGTAAAAAAGTCGCCTGCGTCGAGGCGGACCGCGCTGGCGGCACCTGCCTGAACTGGGGCTGCATCCCGACCAAGGCGCTTCTTAAGAACGCCGAGCTTTTCCACACCCTGAGCCACCGCGCCAAGGAGTTTGGTTTCTCCTTCGATAACCTCCAGTACGACTGGTCGGCGATCGTGGGCCGCTCCCGTAAGGTGTCCGACCGCCTCGCCGGTGGCATCGAATTCCTCTTCAAAAAGAACAAGATCGACTACGTGCGCGGCCTCGGCTCGATCATCGCTCCCGGGAAGGTGGAAGTGACCGCCGCCGACGGCTCCAAGCAGACCGCGGAAGCGAAGCACATCATCATCGCCACGGGTGCGAAGTCCCGCCCGCTGCCTCCGCTGCCCTTCAATGGCACGACGGTCATCGGCTCGAAAGAGGCGATGGTTCTCGAAAAGCAGCCGAAGAGCATGATCATCATCGGTGCCGGCGCGATCGGCGTCGAATTCGCCTACATTTACAACGCCTTCGGCACCAAGGTGACCGTCGTCGAGATGCTGCCGCGCCTGGTTCCGGTGGAGGACGACGAAATCGGTGACGCGCTGGAAAAGTCTTTCACCAAGCAGGGTATCCGCTGCCTGGCGAATCACAAGATCACCAAGACCGAGGTCAAGGGCAACCAGGTGGAAGTCACCGTGGAAGGAGCAAAGGAAAACGGCGTCCTGACGGCGGACGTGGTGCTCGTGGCCATCGGCGTCCAGCCGGTGCTGCCGGGCGGCCAACAGCCGGAGCTCACCGACCGTGGCTTCGTGAAGACCGGAGACCGCTACGAGACCTCGATCCCGGGCGTCTACGCGATCGGTGACGTGAGCGGCCCGCCGCTTCTGGCCCACACCGCATCCTTCGAAGCCATCCAATGCGTCGAAGGACTCTACGTGGACGGCCATACGCCGCGGAAGGTGACGAACTTCCCTGGCTGCACCTACTGCCACCCGCAGATCGCCTCCGTGGGCAAGACCGAGCGTGCGCTGAAGGAAGAAGGCATCGAGTATAAGGTCGGCAAGATCCCCTTCGTGGCGATCGGCAAGGCGATCGCCTCCGGCGAGCCGGATGGCTTCGCGAAGCTACTCTTCGGCAAGAAGCACGGCGAGCTGCTGGGTGCCCACATCATCGGCGAGAACGCCACTGAACTCATCGCCGAGATGGGTCTGGCGCTGGATCAGGAGCTTACCTCCGAAGAAATCCACGCGACGATCCACGCTCACCCGACGATGAGCGAGGTCATTCACGAAGCGACCCTCGCAGCCGACGGCCACGCGATCCACTTCTGA
- a CDS encoding NPCBM/NEW2 domain-containing protein — protein MRPLALLLLLPLPLFGFSAEDLAMSNQSYGAVQVNRSIDGKPLTLAGKSYEQGWGSHAVSELPLTVPEGAVRLKGLAGVDDEVGAGKGSVKFRILSGTAVLWESPVMKAGDAPASFEVAVPSAFHRKLYLQADDMGQQEYDHADWVDLKWIKGEQPSPKEARTMGGAEFGIRPNVEEDQTAALHKALEALREAPGSTLKLEKGVYHFHHDGALKRHFHISNHDQPTWHPIGIPLADLRSVTFDGQGSRFVFHGLMLPLLVQDSEKVTVRGISIDFSRPHHSQGIITRVEPGAYELSVDPKLYPHEIRGGWFVHKGEGWESADWGNGIVFDGKTREIVAGTGDFGYKGKLTVLGEGSYRIEKDLSGSGIKAGDRITMRHSSRPHPGVFLYRAKDTVLDQVVIHQAAGMGLLAQRSENIQLRGGGIHLATETDRYFTTNADATHFSNCRGEIIAEDGLYEGMMDDAINVHATCLRIEELQGPRKLRARYVHGQAVGFEVALPGETLRGIRARHLEPCPLGKVAAVHRLNTDEVEIEFTADIPAGLGKGDALENADWFPSVTFRGNTVRNNRARGTLFTTPKPVKVEENIFDKSSGSALLLAGDANGWYESGACQDVLIRKNVFRNNLTSRYQFTEAILSFYPEVPDLADQRGYYHRNVRIEGNVFETFDVPLLYAISTDGITFRGNKVTYNDSYKPWNKPPFTLRHCANVKIEGNQVTPRKEWTRDSVSREDTAEDSVQIR, from the coding sequence ATGCGCCCGCTAGCTCTTCTTCTCCTCCTGCCGCTTCCCTTGTTTGGCTTCAGTGCGGAGGACCTCGCGATGAGCAATCAAAGCTACGGGGCCGTCCAAGTGAACCGCTCGATCGATGGGAAGCCGCTCACGCTTGCGGGAAAGAGCTACGAACAGGGATGGGGATCCCACGCCGTGTCTGAGCTGCCCCTAACGGTGCCGGAAGGCGCGGTGCGCTTGAAAGGCCTGGCGGGCGTGGACGATGAAGTGGGCGCAGGAAAAGGCTCGGTGAAGTTCCGGATCCTCTCCGGGACCGCGGTGCTGTGGGAATCCCCGGTGATGAAGGCTGGCGATGCACCTGCCAGCTTCGAGGTGGCGGTGCCGAGCGCCTTTCATCGGAAGCTCTACCTCCAGGCCGATGACATGGGACAGCAGGAATACGATCACGCCGACTGGGTGGACCTGAAGTGGATCAAGGGGGAGCAGCCTTCACCCAAAGAGGCACGGACCATGGGCGGTGCGGAATTCGGCATCCGTCCCAACGTCGAAGAAGATCAGACAGCTGCCCTGCACAAGGCACTGGAAGCCCTGCGCGAGGCTCCGGGCTCCACCCTGAAGCTGGAGAAGGGAGTCTATCATTTCCACCATGACGGGGCGCTCAAGCGACACTTCCACATCTCGAACCACGACCAGCCCACCTGGCATCCCATCGGGATCCCACTGGCAGACCTCAGATCCGTGACCTTTGACGGGCAAGGTTCCCGCTTCGTCTTCCACGGCCTGATGTTGCCACTGCTGGTTCAAGACTCGGAGAAGGTAACGGTGCGGGGAATCTCGATCGATTTCTCAAGACCACATCACTCCCAAGGCATCATCACGCGCGTAGAGCCTGGGGCTTACGAGCTGAGCGTGGATCCGAAGCTTTATCCGCATGAAATCCGCGGGGGCTGGTTCGTCCATAAGGGCGAGGGCTGGGAGTCGGCGGATTGGGGGAACGGGATCGTCTTCGATGGCAAGACCCGCGAGATCGTGGCGGGCACCGGCGATTTCGGATACAAGGGAAAGCTGACCGTGCTCGGCGAGGGGAGCTACCGGATCGAGAAGGATCTTTCCGGGAGCGGAATCAAGGCCGGGGACCGGATTACGATGCGCCATAGCTCGAGGCCGCATCCCGGCGTGTTCCTCTATCGGGCAAAGGACACGGTGCTGGATCAGGTGGTCATTCACCAAGCGGCAGGGATGGGCCTGCTGGCACAGCGGTCCGAGAACATCCAGCTCCGCGGTGGCGGGATCCATCTTGCCACGGAAACGGATCGCTATTTCACGACGAATGCGGATGCGACCCACTTCTCCAACTGCCGCGGCGAGATCATCGCGGAAGACGGGCTCTATGAAGGGATGATGGACGACGCGATCAATGTCCATGCGACTTGCCTGCGGATCGAGGAATTGCAGGGGCCGCGCAAGCTGCGTGCGCGCTATGTGCACGGGCAGGCAGTGGGCTTCGAAGTCGCGCTACCTGGTGAGACGCTGCGGGGGATTCGCGCGAGGCATCTGGAGCCCTGTCCGCTTGGCAAGGTAGCCGCGGTGCACAGGCTGAATACCGATGAAGTCGAAATCGAATTCACCGCGGACATCCCTGCGGGACTGGGCAAGGGCGATGCCCTGGAGAATGCCGACTGGTTTCCGTCCGTCACTTTCCGTGGCAACACGGTGCGCAACAATCGCGCGCGCGGCACCCTCTTCACCACGCCCAAGCCGGTGAAGGTGGAGGAGAACATCTTCGACAAGTCTTCCGGATCCGCGCTGCTGCTCGCGGGCGATGCCAACGGCTGGTATGAAAGCGGTGCCTGCCAGGATGTGCTGATCCGCAAGAATGTCTTCCGGAACAACCTGACTTCCCGCTATCAATTCACCGAGGCAATCCTTTCCTTTTATCCGGAAGTCCCGGACTTGGCAGACCAGCGGGGCTACTATCACCGGAATGTCCGTATCGAGGGCAATGTCTTCGAAACCTTTGACGTGCCGCTGCTCTACGCGATCTCGACAGATGGCATCACCTTCCGGGGGAACAAGGTTACCTACAACGACAGCTACAAGCCATGGAACAAGCCGCCCTTCACCTTGCGCCACTGCGCGAACGTGAAGATCGAGGGCAACCAGGTCACTCCGCGGAAGGAATGGACGCGCGATTCCGTCTCCCGCGAAGATACCGCTGAGGACAGCGTCCAGATACGGTAA
- a CDS encoding LysR family transcriptional regulator has protein sequence MDLDLACLETFVRLADCGSFSETAVIQKISQPAVSQRIAKLESSTGLRLFLRHQERLEVTRDGKELLEIARKILAEHEGLGIRMSRHVRESKGGVRAMIDGSFAGNRLVKSLQKNPITDTSVEIVRPNGRLSWVEALEQHDVDIVVTGTFLQAGNVPTLQRVELDRQRGTTIAWNRVYFDFDIENFSFPETLRSTILVPSERLISGYLPFLEKWCHDSYGTLPPDVLAFDDEEGARDACVAGLGVLIFPGDAAARMAMNAGELGVVKTFEFLLPDAFSYSIYVRAEERNQRVLQTAVRIADDHRIGKRSPLDHRV, from the coding sequence ATGGATCTCGACCTGGCCTGTCTTGAGACCTTCGTCCGTCTGGCGGACTGCGGCAGCTTTTCCGAAACGGCGGTGATCCAAAAGATCAGCCAGCCGGCGGTGAGCCAGCGGATCGCCAAGTTGGAATCCTCCACCGGCCTACGCCTTTTCCTCCGGCATCAGGAGCGGCTTGAGGTTACCCGGGATGGAAAGGAGTTGCTGGAGATCGCGAGGAAGATCCTTGCCGAGCATGAAGGCCTGGGGATTCGCATGAGCCGCCACGTCCGTGAGTCGAAGGGCGGCGTCCGCGCCATGATCGATGGCTCCTTCGCTGGCAATCGCTTGGTGAAAAGCCTCCAGAAAAATCCCATCACCGATACCAGCGTCGAAATCGTCCGACCGAATGGACGCCTTTCGTGGGTCGAGGCCCTCGAACAGCATGATGTCGACATCGTGGTGACAGGCACCTTCCTTCAAGCAGGGAATGTCCCAACCTTGCAGCGCGTCGAGCTGGATCGCCAGCGTGGAACCACCATCGCGTGGAACCGCGTTTACTTCGACTTCGACATTGAGAACTTCAGCTTTCCCGAGACCTTGCGCTCCACCATTCTCGTGCCGAGCGAGCGCTTGATCTCCGGCTATCTGCCCTTCCTCGAAAAATGGTGCCATGACTCCTATGGCACCCTGCCTCCCGATGTGCTTGCCTTCGATGATGAAGAAGGTGCCCGGGATGCCTGCGTGGCCGGACTTGGCGTTCTGATTTTCCCAGGCGATGCGGCAGCCCGGATGGCCATGAACGCCGGTGAACTCGGTGTCGTGAAGACCTTCGAGTTCCTTCTTCCGGACGCCTTCAGTTACTCGATCTACGTCCGGGCCGAAGAGCGGAACCAGCGCGTTTTGCAGACCGCTGTTAGAATCGCGGATGATCACCGCATTGGAAAGCGCAGCCCCTTGGATCACAGGGTCTAA
- a CDS encoding superoxide dismutase yields MAHTLPDLGYAFDALEPHIDARTMEIHHDKHHAAYVTNLNNAIAGKGAIESKSAEELITDLGAVPDDIRTPVRNNAGGHVNHTFFWKTIAPGGAKAPSGELAAAIDKSFGSFDAFKEAFAKAATTRFGSGWAWLSKTADGLAISSTANQDNPIMGPDFGGTKGATPLLGLDVWEHAYYLNYQNRRPDYITAFWNVVNWDVVAANYAAA; encoded by the coding sequence ATGGCTCACACTCTTCCCGACCTCGGCTACGCCTTCGACGCGCTGGAACCGCACATCGACGCGCGCACCATGGAAATCCACCATGACAAGCACCACGCCGCCTACGTCACCAACCTCAACAACGCGATCGCTGGCAAGGGCGCCATCGAGTCCAAGAGCGCCGAAGAGCTGATCACGGATCTCGGTGCGGTTCCGGATGACATCCGGACCCCCGTCCGCAACAACGCCGGCGGCCACGTGAACCACACCTTCTTCTGGAAGACCATCGCCCCGGGCGGTGCCAAGGCTCCCTCCGGCGAACTCGCCGCCGCCATCGACAAGTCCTTCGGCTCCTTCGACGCCTTCAAGGAAGCCTTCGCCAAGGCTGCCACCACCCGCTTCGGCTCTGGCTGGGCATGGCTTTCCAAGACTGCCGATGGCCTTGCCATCAGCTCCACGGCGAATCAGGACAACCCGATCATGGGCCCTGACTTCGGCGGCACCAAGGGCGCGACCCCGCTGCTCGGCCTTGATGTCTGGGAGCACGCCTACTACCTGAATTATCAGAATCGCCGCCCGGACTACATCACCGCCTTCTGGAACGTGGTGAACTGGGATGTGGTAGCTGCCAATTACGCCGCCGCCTGA